Proteins co-encoded in one Scatophagus argus isolate fScaArg1 chromosome 11, fScaArg1.pri, whole genome shotgun sequence genomic window:
- the si:ch211-214p13.8 gene encoding B- and T-lymphocyte attenuator, whose protein sequence is MSSLRDRLPYTYLLLYCFAFVCIYGIRDQDWLPSCEVALMVKSGTTWKVTPRQSLTVKCPVKHCGESLNVTWCKMLDKCEQINYTENVETRQTDGRVKDELISFLTFNQISIYDSGLYRCYLKGYKYEHVSHSINISVSDLNQGAQNPDINAVFAEELSSVAGDEPVSWLPYFSIFAGIALLVASLIILTLLSFHGKKRIMIYNQTKRQEMSTHMIPDLPKASAPSTLFLQTHLSFKNDIYSPSTVERPPTQLAPTTSGNQPAVANTADESQVSDHAVYAVIDHRQRGISVRERHTITDQNRKAEYAAILSISDLS, encoded by the exons ATGTCCAGCCTAAGGGATAGACTGCCATACACCTATCTGCTGCTTTATTGTTTCGCATTTGTCTGCATCTACGGAATAAGAGATCAAG aCTGGCTTCCTTCATGTGAAGTTGCACTGATGGTAAAAAGTGGTACGACATGGAAAGTCACCCCACGACAAAGTCTGACTGTCAAATGCCCCGTAAAACACTGTGGAGAATCATTAAACGTCACCTGGTGTAAAATGCTTGACAAATGTGAACAGATTAATTATACAGAGAATGTAGAAACCAGACAGACTGACGGACGTGTGAAGGAtgaactgatttcatttttgacTTTCAACCAGATTTCCATTTATGATAGTGGCCTGTACAGGTGTTATTTAAAAGGATACAAATATGAGCATGTGAGCCACAGCATCAACATCTCAGTGTCAG ACTTAAACCAGGGCGCTCAAAACCCAGACATTAACGCAG TTTTTGCAGAAGAGTTATCAAGTGTTGCTGGTGATGAACCTGTTTCCTGGCTGCCGTACTTCTCCATCTTTGCTGGCATAGCTCTTCTGGTTGCCTCGCTGATAATATTAACCCTACTGAGTTTTCATGGCAAGAAAC GAATAATGATCTACAATCAGACAAAAAGACAG GAAATGTCCACTCATATGATACCTGACCTGCCCAAGGCGAGTGCTCCCTCCACTCTTTTCCTGCAAACCCACCTCTCTTTTAAGAATGACATCTACTCTCCAAGTACTGTAGAAAGACCCCCAACACAACTGGCTCCGACGACCAGTGGAAACCAGCCTGCTGtggcaaacacagcagatgaaagTCAAGTGTCAGACCATGCAGTGTATGCTGTCATCGACCACCGGCAGCGTGGGATATCTGTCAGAGAACGACATACTATAACTGATCAAAACAGAAAAGCGGAATATGCTGCCATCCTGAGCATTTCTGATTTGTCATAG
- the si:ch211-214p13.7 gene encoding uncharacterized protein si:ch211-214p13.7, with protein MGNCTSGKRKKLEGNSGPDVKSSTDKKPKEDVTYASIDHGTAQGSRRTRATTDDDCDYATVKVPADDCDYATVKIPADDCGYATVKVPADDCGYATVKVPAALRPESECSSKDECEDDYVLMG; from the exons ATGGGAAACTGCACTTCAGG GAAAAGGAAGAAACTGGAAG GGAATTCTGGACCAGatgtcaaaagcagcacagatAAGAAG CCTAAGGAGGATGTAACGTATGCCTCTATTGACCACGGCACAGCCCAAGGATCACGAAGAACCAGAGCTACAACTGACGATGACTGTGACTATGCAACAGTTAAAGTCCCAGCAGATGACTGTGACTATGCAACAGTTAAAATCCCAGCAGATGACTGTGGCTATGCAACAGTTAAAGTCCCAGCAGATGACTGTGGCTATGCAACAGTTAAAGTCCCAGCAGCTCTTCGGCCTGAGTCTGAGTGCTCATCTAAAGATGAATGTGAGGATGATTATGTACTCATGggataa
- the LOC124067477 gene encoding cell surface glycoprotein CD200 receptor 1-B-like isoform X3 produces MRAVMWIYAAFVLLLPEAWSLNPVVRHSAFNLGSDVNLTCSNKTWSEIMFVICTINLKSRDCRIGFSNENRKEDSCNDGKSLRNTSRSQSYLHIPKISNEDEGIYKCETVYSGGSESYEINVAITVPPTISAWLERKDKKIVAVCRADKGKPAANISWSRTGNSSETLLDSNGFFTVESRLELLGGMDTKNLSCAFRHPYWREDKVLVPDFRKGDANSLTPNPAEKGRRTSAASLPSQWLRDHPVISWWIPEHGLHKNLSWITVLNV; encoded by the exons ATGAGGGCTGTGATGTGGATTTATGCCGCGTTTGTCCTCTTGTTGCCTGAAGCGTGGAGCCTGAATCCAG TTGTCAGACATTCAGCTTTCAACTTGGGGAGTGACGTTAACCTGACATGCAGCAATAAGACGTGGAGTGAGATCATGTTTGTTATATGCACAATAAACTTGAAATCCAGAGATTGTAGGATTGGTTTTAGCAATGAGAACCGAAAAGAAGACTCCTGCAATGATGGCAAATCCCTTCGAAACACATCCAGGTCTCAGTCATACCTGCACATCCCAAAAATCTCAAATGAAGATGAGGGGATCTATAAGTGTGAAACAGTTTACtcaggaggaagtgaaagtTATGAGATCAACGTGGCAATCACAG TTCCTCCCACTATATCAGCCTGGTTAGAGCGTAAGGACAAGAAGATAGTGGCAGTGTGCAGAGCTGACAAAGGAAAACCTGCTGCCAACATCAGCTGGAGTCGTACGGGAAACTCTTCGGAAACGCTGCTTGACTCAAATGGATTTTTTACAGTAGAAAGTCGTCTGGAGCTTCTTGGGGGAATGGATACAAAAAATCTGAGCTGTGCTTTCAGGCACCCTTACTGGAGAGAAGATAAAGTTTTGGTACCGGACTTCAGAAAAG GCGATGCCAACAGTCTGACGCCTAACCCTGCAG AGAAAGGACGAAGAACAAGTGCAGCCTCTCTACCCTCACAGTGGCTAAGAGACCATCCTGTCATCTCCTGGTGGATACCAGAACATGGTCTCCACAAGAATTTGAGCTGGATCACTGTCTTAAATGTAtga
- the LOC124067477 gene encoding cell surface glycoprotein CD200 receptor 1-B-like isoform X1 yields MRAVMWIYAAFVLLLPEAWSLNPGTNQSTSVSPSTSPPPIKIIVVRHSAFNLGSDVNLTCSNKTWSEIMFVICTINLKSRDCRIGFSNENRKEDSCNDGKSLRNTSRSQSYLHIPKISNEDEGIYKCETVYSGGSESYEINVAITVPPTISAWLERKDKKIVAVCRADKGKPAANISWSRTGNSSETLLDSNGFFTVESRLELLGGMDTKNLSCAFRHPYWREDKVLVPDFRKGDANSLTPNPAEKGRRTSAASLPSQWLRDHPVISWWIPEHGLHKNLSWITVLNV; encoded by the exons ATGAGGGCTGTGATGTGGATTTATGCCGCGTTTGTCCTCTTGTTGCCTGAAGCGTGGAGCCTGAATCCAG GAACTAATCAAAGCACCTCTGTGAGCCCCagcacttctcctcctcctattAAAATTATCG TTGTCAGACATTCAGCTTTCAACTTGGGGAGTGACGTTAACCTGACATGCAGCAATAAGACGTGGAGTGAGATCATGTTTGTTATATGCACAATAAACTTGAAATCCAGAGATTGTAGGATTGGTTTTAGCAATGAGAACCGAAAAGAAGACTCCTGCAATGATGGCAAATCCCTTCGAAACACATCCAGGTCTCAGTCATACCTGCACATCCCAAAAATCTCAAATGAAGATGAGGGGATCTATAAGTGTGAAACAGTTTACtcaggaggaagtgaaagtTATGAGATCAACGTGGCAATCACAG TTCCTCCCACTATATCAGCCTGGTTAGAGCGTAAGGACAAGAAGATAGTGGCAGTGTGCAGAGCTGACAAAGGAAAACCTGCTGCCAACATCAGCTGGAGTCGTACGGGAAACTCTTCGGAAACGCTGCTTGACTCAAATGGATTTTTTACAGTAGAAAGTCGTCTGGAGCTTCTTGGGGGAATGGATACAAAAAATCTGAGCTGTGCTTTCAGGCACCCTTACTGGAGAGAAGATAAAGTTTTGGTACCGGACTTCAGAAAAG GCGATGCCAACAGTCTGACGCCTAACCCTGCAG AGAAAGGACGAAGAACAAGTGCAGCCTCTCTACCCTCACAGTGGCTAAGAGACCATCCTGTCATCTCCTGGTGGATACCAGAACATGGTCTCCACAAGAATTTGAGCTGGATCACTGTCTTAAATGTAtga
- the LOC124067477 gene encoding cell surface glycoprotein CD200 receptor 1-B-like isoform X2 has translation MRAVMWIYAAFVLLLPEAWSLNPGTNQSTSVSPSTSPPPIKIIVVRHSAFNLGSDVNLTCSNKTWSEIMFVICTINLKSRDCRIGFSNENRKEDSCNDGKSLRNTSRSQSYLHIPKISNEDEGIYKCETVYSGGSESYEINVAITVPPTISAWLERKDKKIVAVCRADKGKPAANISWSRTGNSSETLLDSNGFFTVESRLELLGGMDTKNLSCAFRHPYWREDKVLVPDFRKGYGFHFWLRILVVILVMFTGIFLLSQKTLTFRRCQQSDA, from the exons ATGAGGGCTGTGATGTGGATTTATGCCGCGTTTGTCCTCTTGTTGCCTGAAGCGTGGAGCCTGAATCCAG GAACTAATCAAAGCACCTCTGTGAGCCCCagcacttctcctcctcctattAAAATTATCG TTGTCAGACATTCAGCTTTCAACTTGGGGAGTGACGTTAACCTGACATGCAGCAATAAGACGTGGAGTGAGATCATGTTTGTTATATGCACAATAAACTTGAAATCCAGAGATTGTAGGATTGGTTTTAGCAATGAGAACCGAAAAGAAGACTCCTGCAATGATGGCAAATCCCTTCGAAACACATCCAGGTCTCAGTCATACCTGCACATCCCAAAAATCTCAAATGAAGATGAGGGGATCTATAAGTGTGAAACAGTTTACtcaggaggaagtgaaagtTATGAGATCAACGTGGCAATCACAG TTCCTCCCACTATATCAGCCTGGTTAGAGCGTAAGGACAAGAAGATAGTGGCAGTGTGCAGAGCTGACAAAGGAAAACCTGCTGCCAACATCAGCTGGAGTCGTACGGGAAACTCTTCGGAAACGCTGCTTGACTCAAATGGATTTTTTACAGTAGAAAGTCGTCTGGAGCTTCTTGGGGGAATGGATACAAAAAATCTGAGCTGTGCTTTCAGGCACCCTTACTGGAGAGAAGATAAAGTTTTGGTACCGGACTTCAGAAAAG GttatggttttcatttttggctgCGCATTCTTGTGGTAATCTTAGTGATGTTCACAggaatttttcttttatcacaaaagacactgacatttag GCGATGCCAACAGTCTGACGCCTAA
- the LOC124067527 gene encoding cell surface glycoprotein CD200 receptor 1-like isoform X1 gives MRAVMWIYAAFVLLLPEAWSLNPGTNQSTSVSPSTSPPPIKIIVVRHSAFNLGSDVNLTCSNKTWSEMIFVIWTINLKSRDCRIGFSNENQKEDSCNDGKSLRNTSRSQSYLHIPKISNDDEGIYKCESVYSGGSESYEINVAITVPPTISAWLERKDNKIVAVCRADKGKPAANISWSRTGNSSETLLDSNGFFTVESRLELLGGMDTKNLSCAFRHPYWREDKVLVPEFRKGYNPLLFIPFVVVVIVFMVGILILAQKKLMHRRCQQSNTSLSKSAPTEDVEEVEPYASYVQRVNSIYNSSADLFT, from the exons ATGAGGGCTGTGATGTGGATTTATGCCGCGTTTGTCCTCTTGTTGCCTGAAGCGTGGAGCCTGAATCCAG GAACTAATCAAAGCACCTCTGTGAGCCCCagcacttctcctcctcctattAAAATTATCG TTGTCAGACATTCAGCTTTCAACTTGGGGAGTGACGTTAACCTGACATGCAGCAATAAGACGTGGAGTGAGATGATTTTTGTTATATGGACAATAAACTTGAAATCCAGAGATTGTAGGATTGGTTTTAGCAATGAGAACCAAAAAGAAGACTCCTGCAATGATGGCAAATCCCTTCGAAACACATCCAGGTCTCAGTCATACCTGCACATCCCAAAAATCTCAAATGATGATGAGGGGATCTATAAGTGTGAATCAGTTTACtcaggaggaagtgaaagtTATGAGATCAACGTGGCAATCACAG TTCCTCCCACTATATCAGCCTGGTTAGAGCGTAAGGACAACAAGATAGTGGCAGTGTGCAGAGCTGACAAAGGAAAACCTGCTGCCAACATCAGCTGGAGTCGTACGGGAAACTCTTCGGAAACGCTGCTTGACTCAAATGGATTTTTTACAGTAGAAAGTCGTCTGGAGCTTCTTGGGGGAATGGATACAAAAAATCTGAGCTGTGCTTTCAGGCACCCATACTGGAGAGAAGATAAAGTTTTGGTACCGGAATTCAGAAAAG GTTATAATCCGTTGCTGTTCATCCCCTTTGTTGTGGTAGTCATTGTGTTTATGGTAGGAATTTTAATTTTGGCCCAAAAGAAACTAATGCATAG GCGATGTCAGCAATCCAACACCTCACTGTCCAAATCTGCACCG ACAGAGGatgtggaggaagtggagcCCTACGCCAGCTATGTTCAACGTGTAAACTCTATCTATAACTCCTCTGCAGATTTGTTCACATAA
- the LOC124067527 gene encoding cell surface glycoprotein CD200 receptor 1-A-like isoform X2: MRAVMWIYAAFVLLLPEAWSLNPVVRHSAFNLGSDVNLTCSNKTWSEMIFVIWTINLKSRDCRIGFSNENQKEDSCNDGKSLRNTSRSQSYLHIPKISNDDEGIYKCESVYSGGSESYEINVAITVPPTISAWLERKDNKIVAVCRADKGKPAANISWSRTGNSSETLLDSNGFFTVESRLELLGGMDTKNLSCAFRHPYWREDKVLVPEFRKGYNPLLFIPFVVVVIVFMVGILILAQKKLMHRRCQQSNTSLSKSAPTEDVEEVEPYASYVQRVNSIYNSSADLFT, from the exons ATGAGGGCTGTGATGTGGATTTATGCCGCGTTTGTCCTCTTGTTGCCTGAAGCGTGGAGCCTGAATCCAG TTGTCAGACATTCAGCTTTCAACTTGGGGAGTGACGTTAACCTGACATGCAGCAATAAGACGTGGAGTGAGATGATTTTTGTTATATGGACAATAAACTTGAAATCCAGAGATTGTAGGATTGGTTTTAGCAATGAGAACCAAAAAGAAGACTCCTGCAATGATGGCAAATCCCTTCGAAACACATCCAGGTCTCAGTCATACCTGCACATCCCAAAAATCTCAAATGATGATGAGGGGATCTATAAGTGTGAATCAGTTTACtcaggaggaagtgaaagtTATGAGATCAACGTGGCAATCACAG TTCCTCCCACTATATCAGCCTGGTTAGAGCGTAAGGACAACAAGATAGTGGCAGTGTGCAGAGCTGACAAAGGAAAACCTGCTGCCAACATCAGCTGGAGTCGTACGGGAAACTCTTCGGAAACGCTGCTTGACTCAAATGGATTTTTTACAGTAGAAAGTCGTCTGGAGCTTCTTGGGGGAATGGATACAAAAAATCTGAGCTGTGCTTTCAGGCACCCATACTGGAGAGAAGATAAAGTTTTGGTACCGGAATTCAGAAAAG GTTATAATCCGTTGCTGTTCATCCCCTTTGTTGTGGTAGTCATTGTGTTTATGGTAGGAATTTTAATTTTGGCCCAAAAGAAACTAATGCATAG GCGATGTCAGCAATCCAACACCTCACTGTCCAAATCTGCACCG ACAGAGGatgtggaggaagtggagcCCTACGCCAGCTATGTTCAACGTGTAAACTCTATCTATAACTCCTCTGCAGATTTGTTCACATAA
- the cfap91 gene encoding cilia- and flagella-associated protein 91, producing the protein MSVSPTHTIPKKNYANKVVRRQRVYDYLYDPVYTVSSEPDHARSNLKAYASKDRVRKVPEFGSMFSNLSHHPRYTVQIDPADPVPASIDRRWRGHTEHRKEALQQLAGVIPNHTQSWLKREECHVTGADRWKYFKRPLIPFAQQLPPDVIFALPREDFVSIGGNNAEQQPTHFTVGVQTDYRESEAQTDPYSPEYVVQPGTSPSELLQLAALTWGRGLPAGLAEVEMIQRARAKRAWEATLPPLDDLSQLDKRRRMMEEMEAKEWAFRDGEIQKLQEARLAVLKDLLRQRDEAQNEVTSRRLNQIYSKHQKNKDTKLQKIHSDYSRSLRKLEAQRRNVERMLDHRGTVRDYTDPKIHAPWTRRVTFTNTHNNELKSRYLDTYEGLLKLETGLCASVLKPQVKRFKSKPKVNKDAIKPSVSREVELMKTYKALREEEKKQMTEKSLRFLVKKEKPVPRPVTPRVEEPPEGDEEIELAVIHLQKLLRGRSIQYEMFKGKENHLDLIQELRTVHALQREEQELQKADKGLVMTLKKQREKHLHKTSQRDASQARVVGAELEHLFYTLSKEMIHLQEERRIHAFTLLAERDRRLREAEESGRRQVEERRRREEDEIFRQVVQVHQQTVDLYLEDIILGTLEQTADQQAREEIHRRAKEVNDIAYAMEESRSKLQSEEIVSELVYSFLIPEIEKISVRQRVRQKQHRHLQAAQSIIQRTAEHCGTIPRTLGASQSTSPSERASNQVLEEMMRKVEHEKEAEQPPTQTK; encoded by the exons atgagtgTATCTCCGACTCATACAATTCCCAAGAAAAATTACGCTAACAAAGTTGTCAGGCGGCAACGGGTTTATGACTACTTGTATG ATCCAGTCTACACCGTGTCCTCGGAGCCAGACCATGCCAGGTCAAACCTCAAGGCCTATGCGTCTAAGGATCGAGTA AGAAAAGTGCCTGAGTTTGGGTCTATGTTCAGTAACCTGTCCCACCATCCACGATATACTGTTCAAATCGACCCTGCAGACCCAGTACCAGCCTCCATTGATCGTCGTTGGCGGGGCCACACCGAACATCGCAAAGAGGcactgcagcagctggctgG GGTTATACCTAACCACACACAGTCATGGTTGAAAAGGGAGGAGTGCCACGTGACTGGAGCTGATCGCTGGAAATACTTTAAACG CCCTCTGATTCCCTTTGCACAGCAGCTTCCCCCAGACGTGATTTTTGCTTTGCCAAG AGAAGATTTTGTATCCATTGGTGGAAACAATGCAGAACAACAGCCCACCCACTTCACTGTTGGGGTTCAGACAGACTACAGAGAGAGCGAGGCACAGACAGACCCGTACAGCCCTGAATATGTGGTACAACCTGGGACCAGTCCGTCTGAACTCCTGCAACTGGCAGCTTTGACTTGGG GTCGTGGTCTGCCTGCAGGCCTGGCAGAAGTGGAAATGATACAGCGGGCACGTGCCAAACGAGCTTGGGAAGCCACCCTTCCTCCATTGGATGACCTTAGTCAGCTGGACAAAAGGAGACgcatgatggaggagatggaggccAAAGAGTGGGCTTTCAGAGATGGAGAAATTCAGAA GTTACAAGAGGCTCGTCTTGCAGTACTGAAAGACCTCTTGAGGCAAAGAGATGAGGCCCAGAATGAAGTTACAAGCAGGAGACTGAACCAGATCTATTCTAAGCACCAAAAAAACAAGGACACCAAGCTACAAAAGATTCACAGTGACTACAGCAGGT cACTGAGAAAACTGGAAGCTCAGAGGAGAAATGTGGAGAGGATGCTAGATCATCGAGGCACTGTCAGAGACTACACAGATCCTAAGATACATGCCCCTTGGACCCGCAGGGTTACGTTCACCAACACCCACAACAATGAGTTAAAAAGCCGCTACTTAGACACATATGAAG GCTTGCTAAAGCTAGAGACAGGACTCTGTGCCTCAGTCCTCAAGCCACAAGTGAAAAGATTCAAATCCAAACCTAAAGTCAACAAAGATGCGATCAAGCCCTCTGTGAGCAGAGAGGTAGAGCTGATGAAGACATACAAG GcgctgagggaggaggagaagaagcaaATGACAGAGAAGTCCTTGCGTTTTCTTGTCAAGAAGGAGAAGCCTGTTCCTCGTCCTGTCACTCCAAGAGTGGAGGAGCCACCAGAG GGGGATGAGGAGATAGAGCTTGCAGTCATCCACTTGCAGAAACTACTGAGAGGGAGAAGTATCCAATATGAg ATGTTTAAGGGCAAAGAGAACCATCTGGATCTAATCCAGGAACTAAGGACTGTCCACGCCCTGCAGAGGGAAGAACAGGAGCTACAAAAAGCTGACAAAGGGCTTGTAATGACCctgaaaaaacagagagaaaaacatctaCACAAG ACCTCTCAAAGGGACGCGTCTCAGGCCAGAGTGGTAGGTGCAGAGCTTGAACACCTGTTCTACACCTTGTCCAAGGAGATGATTCATCTCCAGGAGGAGCGTAGGATCCATGCTTTTACACTGCTGGCTGAGAGAGACCGTCGTCTACGAGAGGCTGAGGAGAGTGGAAGGAGACAGGTGGAGGAGCGCAGACGCAGAGAAGAAGATGAGATCTTTAGacaa GTGGTACAGGTACACCAGCAAACTGTGGATTTGTATTTGGAAGACATTATCTTAGGGACCTTGGAGCAGACAGCTGACCAGCAGGCCAGAGAGGAGATCCACAGGAGGGCAAAGGAGGTCAATGACATCGCCTATGCCATGGAGGAAAG ccGGAGCAAACTTCAGTCAGAAGAGATTGTGTCAGAGTTGGTGTACAGTTTCCTTATCCCAGAGATCGAGAAAATCAGTGTCAGACAAAGAG TTCGCCAGAAGCAGCATAGACACTTGCAGGCGGCTCAGAGTATCATTCAGAGGACTGCAGAGCATTGTGGGACCATTCCAAGGACTCTGGGCGCCTCACAGTCAACCTCTCCCTCTGAAAGAGCCTCCAACCAAGTCCTGGAGGAGATGATGAGAAAAGTGGAGCACGAGAAGGAAGCAGAGCAACCCCCTACTCAAACCAAGTAG